The Deinococcus hopiensis KR-140 sequence CGTCGCCGTCGAGGGCCCGCAGGACTGCGGAGCGCAGCCCACCGATGTCCTGCGCCCAGAGGGCCGCGCCGTGCCGCACGAGGTAGGCCGCGTTCTTCTCCTCCTGCCCGGGAATGGGCTCGTGAAGCACCATCGGCGCGCCGAGCGCCGTTGCCTCGGCCACCGTCAGGCCGCCCGCCTTGCCCACGACGAGGTCCGACGCCGCGAGCAGTTCGGGAAAGTGGAGCGTGTAGCCCAGCGAATGCACCGTCGCGCCGCCAATTCGCCGGACTCCCCGCTCGGTCGCTCCCGCGAGCACAAGCACCTGCACGTGGCGGCCCAGATTGCTCAGTTCGGCCAGCACGCGGGCCTGGGCATGGTAGATGCCGGTGCCACCGCCCGACAGCAGGACCAGGGGCAGGTCTGGGCGCAGACCGTGTTTTTCCCGCAGTGCTCTACGGTCCGCGCCCAGCAGCCCGCGGTACACCGGGCTGATGGGAATGCCCGTCACGGCCACGTTCTCGTCCCGGATGCCCCAGCGCGCGGCTTCCTCGCGGCCCTCGGGATTTGCCACCATCAGCAGTTGGGCCTCGTGCCGCGCGGAGTGGTGATGAACGTAGTAGTCCGTGACGATCAGGGCAATGGGGAAGTCGGCCCGGAGCCGCCGCCGCACGCCGTCCGCCACGCCCACGGGGGTGGGGTGGCCGCACACCACCACGTCGGGCCGCAACTCGCGCAACTCGGGCAGCATGCCGCGCTGGCCCAGCCAGTTAAAGGCGTTGGCGAGAATCCAGGGCTCGTCTTCCCGGTCCATCAGGTGGTAGAAGCGGCGGTAGACGCCCGGCGCGTACTTCAGCCAGGCGTGGTACAGCCCCACCGTCACGGCCTTTTCCCAGGCGTTGCCGTAGGTCACGTAGTCGCGGTGCCGCACCCGGACGGGGGCGCCCGCGTGCCGCAGCGCTCCTTCCAGCGCCTCGTTTGCCTGCTTGTGCCCGCTGCCGAAGGAGGCCGAGAGGATAAAGACGTTCAGGTCCGGGCCGGGCGACGTGGCCCTGGAGAAGGCCTCGGGCCACCTTCCCCGGTTCGCGCCGTCCCCTCTGCCTTTCATCACGCCCGCCTCAGCTGCCACAGGCCCAGCGCTGCGAACAGCACGTTCGCCAGCCACACGCCCACTTCCGGCAGGGCGGGCATGGCTCCGGCCAGCGTCAGTCCAGCGAAAAAGACGAGGTAGTACCCCACGGCGATCAGGAGGGCGATGCCCAGGCTGACCCCCAGCGTGCGCCCGTAGCGCAGCGCGAACGGCAACGAGGCCAGCGCCAGGACCAGATTGGCGAAAGGCAGCGCCACCTTGCGGTTGAGCGTCAGCCGCGCCTCCTGCCGGTCCACCGGCGTGACCCCCGCCGCCGTCAGCTTGCGGTGCAGTTCCGGCCAGCCCTCCATGTCCGCCCCGATGACGTCCGCGTACTGGGCGATGGCCTGCTTGCGCGACATCCCCGTGTCGAGGTTCAGCGCCGCCTCTGCGGTTTCCGGCACCACCACGTTCTCAAAGACGTTCTGCACCGCTGTCCGGAAGGCCGCCGGATCGTTGTCCGGCACCCCTGCGAGTTTGGCCGCCTCCCCGTAGTTCACGGTAAAGACCTGATACCCGTACAGGCCCAGTTTCCGGTTCTCGAAAGTGCCCCGGTCCGCGAAGATGACCGTGCCTCGGCGGGGATCGTCACGTTCCCAGCGCTCCACCCTCACCCCCTGAAGCTCGCGCTTCTGGTGGTCATACCCCCGGATAGAGACGGTCAGGTTGTTGCCCAGGTCCACCGTCTTGCCCACGAGTTGCGACAGTCCCCCGCCTGTCAGTACGTCCCAGTACAGGCCGCGCGTTTCGAGGTTGGCGTGGGGCGCGGTCCACAGGCTCAGCCACACCGCCAGCGCCGTGACGAAGGAGGCCACCACCGCCACGGGCCGCGCGATGCGCCCCAGCCCAATTCCGCCCGAGCGGATGGCGATCAGCTCGCGCTCGGTGGCGAGGCGGCCAAAGGCCACGACGGTCATCAGCACGGCGGCCATGGGCAGCACCTTCACCAGCGTGTCGGGTACCTGGTACGCGATCCACCGCCCGATAAGGGACAGCGGCACGTGACGCAGCCACTGGCTGGAGATGAAGAAATACCCGAAGCTCAGCACCGACGTGAACAGCAGCGTGCCCGCCAACAGCGGCGGCAGCAACTCCCGGGTGACGTAGCGGGTGAGGCGGGTCACCCCATGCCCCTGGTGCCGGGCGTGGAGCGTGGAGGGCGAAGCGTGGAAGGTGGAGCCGCCCCCGCCCCCGCTCTCCACGCTCCACGTCCCACGGCCCTCACCCCTTTGCCACCGCGAAGAGAATCGTCGCCTCCGCCGCCACTTGTCCGTCCACCTCGGCGCGGCAGGTGGTCTTGCCCAGACCCCGGCGCAAGAATTCCAGCTTTGCGTGCAGGTGCAGCTGGTCGCCGGGAATCACCTTGCGCTTGAAGCGGGCTCCCTCCACCCCCGCGAGGTAGCCGATGGTGCCGGGTTCCATTTCACCGTGCAGGCAGAACATACTGGCCTGCGCGAGCGCTTCCACAATCAGTACGCCGGGCATCACGGGTTCCTGCGGAAAGTGACCGGGGAAAAAGGGCTCATTGACCGTCACGTTTTTCAGCGCGTGGACCTCGCCGCCCTCGGCGCGGAGGACCCGGTCCACCAGGACGAAGGGAAAGCGGTGGGGCAAGATTTTCAGTACGTCCTGAATCAGCATGGGTTCCATGACTCGTTCTCTCCTGCGGAAGCCAGATGTGGAGGGTGAGAAGCGGAAGCCCCTCGCGCCCTCCGGCGGCCAAAACGCCCTGAGGGTAGCACGCGTATCTGACGCTGCCTGCGCCGCTTTTTGGCCGGACGTTCAGCTCCTGGGCTTGACGTAGGCCGTCAGGGCCGCGAGCAGGCTGGTCAGGACGGTCAGGCCCAGCGCGCGGGAAAAACCAACCGTCTGGCTCAGGCCCGCCTGGCCGGTCAGCAGCGTTTCCAGGGTGCCCACCGAACGCAGCCACAGCGGCGCGCCCGGGTTGAGGTTGGCGAAACTCCCCAGGGTAAACACGGCCAGCCCCAACGTGACGAGGAACAGCAGGGCGAACCCCAGCCAGTTCAGAATCCGCACGGTTGTGTCCACCTTGCCTGCGCCCTCAAGCCCATAGATGCGCGGCATTCTAGCGGGCCCGGGTGCGCTTCGTCCTTTCCATTTCTGCGCAGGCCGCGTCGCCAGCCCCCAGCTCTTATGATCGGGGAGGGCCGCAGTCGGTGGCGTTCCCCCGCGGCCTGTTCAGAACGGCAGCTGCCGCAGCGCGTGACGTGTACCCGCCGACTCCCCCGAGGAGAACCCATGACCCTGCCCGCGCCCTTCGCTCCGGAGGTTCTCGACCTGCGCCGCGCCACGGAGACCGAGTACCGAGAGTTGTATGCCTTTGCGGAAGCCATCCGCCAGGAACGCTCGCCTGACGATCCTCCAGTAACGTTCGGGGCGTTTCAGGCCCAGTTCGCCGCCATTCCGGACTTCGCGGAGGTGTGGGCGTGGCGGGTCCGCGACCGCGAGCAGCTGGTCGCCTTTGCCACATGCGTGGTGCTGAACCTGGACCACAACCGGCACGTGGCGGACGTGTCGGTGGAGGTGCTTGCCTCCTACCGCCGCCGGGGGCTGGGGCGCGCCCTGTTCACGGCAACTGTAGACGCGGTGGAGGCCTGTGGCCGGACGCTGCTGCTGCTGAACACCAATGACCGCATTCCCAGTGGCGTGCGGGCGCTGGAGCGGGTGGGCGCCGAGTCGGGACTGGCGCAGCACGTCAATCAGCTCGTGCTCGCGGAGCTGGCCCCAGACCTCCTGGACCGCTGGCTTGCGCGGGGGGCCGAACGGGCCGGGGCCTATGGGCTCATGGTGATCGACGGCCTGTATCCCGAGGAGCACTTCCCCGCCCTGGTGGACCTGATGGCGGAAAACAACACCATTCCGCGCGGCGACCTGCAGCTGGAGGACTGGAAGACCGACGAGGAGATGTTGCGGACCATGAACGCCCAACACGCGGCTTCGGGGCGGCGTCGCCTGCTCGTGGCGGCCCAGCACCGCGACACCGGGCGGCTGGACGGATACTCGGAACTCGGCTGGCACCCCGACCGGCCCGCCATCGTGAGCCAGGGGGGAACGGTGGTCCGTCCCGAAACGCGCGGGCTGGGCCTCGGGCGTTTGCTGAAGGCCGAGAACCTGCGGCTCCTGCTGGCCGAGAACCCCGGAGCGCGCTTTGTGCGGACCACAAACGCCGACACGAACGCCGCCATGCTGAGCATCAACGCCGAGCTGGGCTTCCGGCCCTACCAGGCCACCACCATGTGGCAGCTGCCGCTGGACCGGGCGCAGACCTACCTGCGGGCCGCCGTAGCCGGGGTGTAGCGGAGCGGGACTCCCCTTCCCCCGCCAATTTCGCCCGCGCTGCCTGCCTGAGCGGGCGCTACACTTCGGCCCGTGACCCCGCCCTCCGGTCTGCCCGCCCGCGTCCGCGTGACCACCCCGCCCCTGCCCCTGGCCCCGGCCCTCGCCAGGGCCGCGGCCCGGCTCTGCCCTGAAGCCCCGCAGGAAGTCACGGGCGCGGCCCTCGCCATCGCGGGCGGCTCGGTGATCGGCGCGGCCCTGCGCTGGACAGGTGGCGGGGCGCTGGGCGTAGACACCGGCTGGCGCGGGCGCGGCATTGAGGAGGCGCTGGGGGAGGCGTTGGGGAACGAGGGCTGAAGGGAGGTCGCAGGAGGTCTGGCCGGAACAAAGGGCGTTTTGCTTTCGTCTTACCTAACGCCCGTTTGGTAGCCTGAACCCATGACCACCCTGACCACCGCCGCCGAAGCGGGCATGGCCTTTGCCCTGTCGAGCGATCAGCGCATGATCGTGCAGCACGTCCGTGAGTACGCCCGCGCCGAGATCGCTCCCAAGGCTGCGGAGTATGACCGCAGCGGTGAGTTTCCCCAGGAGCAGTTGCGCGGCCTGGCCGAGATGGGCCTGTTGGGCGCGACGGTGCCGGAAGCGTGGGATGGGGCGGGCCTGGACTCGGTGACCTACGCCCTGTGTCTGGAGGAAATCGCGGCGGCGGACGCGAGCGTGGCCGTGATCGTCTCCGTGCAAAATGGTCTGCCCGAGCAGATGATCTTGAAGTACGGCACCGACATGCAGCGCGAGAAATACCTCAAACCTCTGGCACGCGGCGAGAAGATCGGGGCCTTTTGCCTCACCGAGAGCAGCGCGGGCAGTGACGCCGCCAGCCTACGCCTGAAGGCCGAGCGGGACGGAGACGGCTGGGTCCTGAACGGCTCCAAAGCCTGGATCACGTCGGGTGGGCAAGCCGAGACGTACCTCGTTATGGCCCGGACGGGTGGCTCCGGAGCGCGCGGCGTGTCGTGCTTTATCGTCGAAAAGGGAATGCCGGGCCTGAGCTTTGGCCGGCCCGAGGAGAAGATGGGCCTGCACGCCGCCCATACCACCACCGTTACCTTCGACGGCGTGCGGGTGCCGGACGAGAACCGGGTGGGCGAGGAAGGCCAGGGCTTGATTGTGGCCCTCGCCAGTCTGGATGCGGGGCGCATCGGAATTGCCATGCAGGCCCTTGGGATTGCCCGCGCCGCGCTGGAACACGCCGCCCGCTACGCCGCTGAGCGCGAGCAGTTCGGCAAGAAGCTCCGCGAGTTCGAGGGCGTGTCGTTCAAGGTGGCGCGCATGGCCGCCCGCATCGAGTCGGCCCGGCTGGTGGCGCTGAAGGCCGCGTGGCTCAAGGACCAGGGGCAGCCCTATGGGAAGGAGGCCAGCATGGCGAAGCTGCTGGCCTCCGAGGCCGCCGTGGACGTGACGCGGGACGCCATCCAGATTTTCGGAGGCAACGGCTACAGCCGCGAGTACCCGGTGGAACGGCTGTACCGTGACGCCAAAGTGACGGAGATTTACGAGGGAACCTCGGAGATTCAGCAGCTGGTAATCAGCCGGGCCGTGTTTGCCGAGTACGGGGAGTAGGGGTTGGGAGCTTGTGGAGCAGGAAGGGGTTTGTCGCTGCGCTGGGGGGGCCGGAGGGAGATTGGTTTTGCCCCGGCTGCGTTCCCCGCTGGAGCATTTGTCAAAAAGGAGACTTCTTTTTGACTGCGCCCGGCGAGCGAACTTGAATGCCCACAGGGGAGAATGGGACGCCGTGAGGGCTGCCCTTCCGCGCGGCGCCCCATTCTCCCCTGTGCTCGAGAAGGCGCGGCGGTGGGCCGCGTTCAGGTGGACAGGCCCCCGCGCTGCGCAGCAGCGCGGGCCTGGCGAAGCCAGGGGTGAGGGCCACAGCCCGGAGGGAAGGGGCAATCCAGAGGACTCACCCTCACTCCACAGCTTCCAGCGCCCCCTGCAGCCCCGCCAGCATCTCCTCCATCTCCCCGTCCGTGACGCTCAGAGGCGGTCCGAGCAGGAGGTGATCGCCGCGGGTGCCGTCCACCGCGCCGGTGCCCGGGTACGTGATGAGGCCCCGCTCCATCGCCGCCCGGGCCACCCGTTCAGCGGTGCCGGGTGTAGGGAAGGCCTCGCCCGTGGTCGGATCGCCCAGCACCAGCCCGAGCAGGAGGCCTTGGCCGCGCGCTTCCAGCACGTTGGGGTGCCGCTCTTGCAGTGCGCGCAGGCCGGCCAGCAGCTTCTCGCCCTGCGCGTGTGCCCGCTCGGTGAGGTTCTCGCCCTGCACGATATCCAGCACAGCGAGGCCCGCCGCCACGCTGACCGGGTGGCCCGCGTAGGTGAAGCCGTGCTTGAAGGCTCCCGAGCCGTTCATCACCGTGTCGTAAATCTCAGGGCTGACCGCCAGTCCGGCCAGGGGTGCGTATCCGGCGGCGAGGCCCTTGCCCAGCACCACGATGTCGGGCGTCACGTCGTCTTGCAGCCGC is a genomic window containing:
- the fabZ gene encoding 3-hydroxyacyl-ACP dehydratase FabZ, coding for MEPMLIQDVLKILPHRFPFVLVDRVLRAEGGEVHALKNVTVNEPFFPGHFPQEPVMPGVLIVEALAQASMFCLHGEMEPGTIGYLAGVEGARFKRKVIPGDQLHLHAKLEFLRRGLGKTTCRAEVDGQVAAEATILFAVAKG
- a CDS encoding MGDG synthase family glycosyltransferase, with the protein product MKGRGDGANRGRWPEAFSRATSPGPDLNVFILSASFGSGHKQANEALEGALRHAGAPVRVRHRDYVTYGNAWEKAVTVGLYHAWLKYAPGVYRRFYHLMDREDEPWILANAFNWLGQRGMLPELRELRPDVVVCGHPTPVGVADGVRRRLRADFPIALIVTDYYVHHHSARHEAQLLMVANPEGREEAARWGIRDENVAVTGIPISPVYRGLLGADRRALREKHGLRPDLPLVLLSGGGTGIYHAQARVLAELSNLGRHVQVLVLAGATERGVRRIGGATVHSLGYTLHFPELLAASDLVVGKAGGLTVAEATALGAPMVLHEPIPGQEEKNAAYLVRHGAALWAQDIGGLRSAVLRALDGDEHARLSAASRALGVPDAADRAAAALLHKLGRVPHLVDTP
- a CDS encoding acyl-CoA dehydrogenase; amino-acid sequence: MTTLTTAAEAGMAFALSSDQRMIVQHVREYARAEIAPKAAEYDRSGEFPQEQLRGLAEMGLLGATVPEAWDGAGLDSVTYALCLEEIAAADASVAVIVSVQNGLPEQMILKYGTDMQREKYLKPLARGEKIGAFCLTESSAGSDAASLRLKAERDGDGWVLNGSKAWITSGGQAETYLVMARTGGSGARGVSCFIVEKGMPGLSFGRPEEKMGLHAAHTTTVTFDGVRVPDENRVGEEGQGLIVALASLDAGRIGIAMQALGIARAALEHAARYAAEREQFGKKLREFEGVSFKVARMAARIESARLVALKAAWLKDQGQPYGKEASMAKLLASEAAVDVTRDAIQIFGGNGYSREYPVERLYRDAKVTEIYEGTSEIQQLVISRAVFAEYGE
- a CDS encoding LptF/LptG family permease — translated: MTRLTRYVTRELLPPLLAGTLLFTSVLSFGYFFISSQWLRHVPLSLIGRWIAYQVPDTLVKVLPMAAVLMTVVAFGRLATERELIAIRSGGIGLGRIARPVAVVASFVTALAVWLSLWTAPHANLETRGLYWDVLTGGGLSQLVGKTVDLGNNLTVSIRGYDHQKRELQGVRVERWERDDPRRGTVIFADRGTFENRKLGLYGYQVFTVNYGEAAKLAGVPDNDPAAFRTAVQNVFENVVVPETAEAALNLDTGMSRKQAIAQYADVIGADMEGWPELHRKLTAAGVTPVDRQEARLTLNRKVALPFANLVLALASLPFALRYGRTLGVSLGIALLIAVGYYLVFFAGLTLAGAMPALPEVGVWLANVLFAALGLWQLRRA
- a CDS encoding GNAT family N-acetyltransferase, producing the protein MTLPAPFAPEVLDLRRATETEYRELYAFAEAIRQERSPDDPPVTFGAFQAQFAAIPDFAEVWAWRVRDREQLVAFATCVVLNLDHNRHVADVSVEVLASYRRRGLGRALFTATVDAVEACGRTLLLLNTNDRIPSGVRALERVGAESGLAQHVNQLVLAELAPDLLDRWLARGAERAGAYGLMVIDGLYPEEHFPALVDLMAENNTIPRGDLQLEDWKTDEEMLRTMNAQHAASGRRRLLVAAQHRDTGRLDGYSELGWHPDRPAIVSQGGTVVRPETRGLGLGRLLKAENLRLLLAENPGARFVRTTNADTNAAMLSINAELGFRPYQATTMWQLPLDRAQTYLRAAVAGV